One Alnus glutinosa chromosome 3, dhAlnGlut1.1, whole genome shotgun sequence genomic region harbors:
- the LOC133864834 gene encoding putative clathrin assembly protein At4g40080 yields the protein MGHITKVRDIIGLIKDKASQSKAALLSKPRKLSLQLALLRATTHDPFNPPNDKHIATILSFGHSSRATAAVAIEALMDRLQSTRDSSVALKCLITIHHVIKHGSFILQDQLSVYPSNGGRNYLKLSNFRDDSSPITWELSSWVRWYAQYIETLLSTSRVLGLFLASSLNTIEREKHEETISALMNEDLLKETVSLVGLMEEICKRPDSLHVKGNNLVDEIMGFVGEDYFSATNEASIRVSEFRERLNGLSFGESVDLACALKRLENCRERLLELSTGKKTTLIDCFWNLISEIKDRVGRKKVYEDEEKLLIRVKKEKVAESARFAERVLRSGDSVRFSSGRLGMDGFPFQILESMEPYA from the coding sequence ATGGGGCACATAACAAAGGTAAGAGATATCATAGGCCTAATCAAGGATAAGGCCTCCCAAAGCAAAGCAGCCCTTCTCTCCAAACCCAGGAAACTCTCTCTCCAATTAGCCCTCCTCCGCGCCACCACCCACGATCCCTTCAATCCTCCCAATGACAAACACATCGCCACCATCCTCTCCTTTGGCCACAGCTCACGCGCCACCGCCGCCGTCGCCATCGAGGCCCTCATGGACCGCCTCCAGAGCACCCGCGATTCCTCCGTCGCCCTCAAGTGCCTCATCACCATCCACCACGTCATCAAGCACGGCAGCTTCATCCTCCAGGACCAGCTCTCCGTGTACCCCTCCAATGGCGGCAGAAACTACCTCAAGCTCTCCAACTTCCGTGACGACTCAAGCCCCATCACTTGGGAGCTCTCTTCATGGGTACGATGGTACGCGCAATACATAGAGACCCTTTTGTCTACctctagggttttgggtttgtttctTGCCTCCTCTTTAAAtactatagagagagagaagcatgAAGAAACAATCTCAGCGCTTATGAATGAGGATTTGCTTAAAGAAACTGTTTCGTTGGTGGGTTTGATGGAAGAGATTTGTAAAAGACCGGATTCTTTGCATGTGAAAGGGAACAACTTGGTGGATGAGATTATGGGTTTTGTTGGCGAGGACTATTTCTCGGCGACAAACGAGGCTTCGATCCGAGTCAGTGAGTTTAGGGAGAGGCTGAATGGTCTGAGTTTCGGTGAATCGGTCGACTTGGCTTGCGCTTTGAAAAGGTTAGAGAATTGCAGGGAGCGGCTTTTGGAGTTGTCCACTGGAAAGAAGACGACCTTGATCGATTGCTTTTGGAATTTGATAAGCGAGATTAAGGATAGGGTTGGGAGGAAGAAGGTGTACGAAGATGAGGAAAAGTTGTTGATTAGGGTGAAGAAAGAGAAGGTGGCCGAGTCAGCTCGGTTTGCTGAGCGAGTTCTGAGGTCAGGGGACTCGGTCCGGTTCTCTTCCGGAAGGTTGGGAATGGACGGGTTTCCTTTTCAGATTCTAGAGTCAATGGAACCGTATGCATGA